The Kitasatospora sp. NBC_00374 genome has a segment encoding these proteins:
- a CDS encoding DUF5682 family protein translates to MPAVFLGVRHHSPACARLVADTVRRLRPAYVLVEGPADLNGRLDELALGHELPIAVFSHYRDAERTATTWAPLCDYSPEWVALQEGRAAGAEVLFVDLPSWHPAFELRANRYADAEARYAEATARLCERFGAGSVDALWDGLFEVAPADGLAERLDAYFDLVRGDAEADEDDQAREAYMADWVRAVLAEAGTATVLVVGGGFHTPTLRALAAQPAQAPGRPGLPAPPPGAVSGSYLVPYSFRQLDAFAGYQSGMPSPAYYQRLWEDGPEAAADHLRQSVVSRLRVRRHPVSTADLVAAATLTGGLAALRGHAVPARTDVLDGLAGALIKDDLSQPLPWSERAPLAPGSHPVVVEMVAACSGTRTGRLHPDTPAPPLVHDSAARLAAIGATGTRPLTCDLTTEEGLTASRTLHRLRVLGVPGRHRTAGPAHGADPVTTERWDAGPDTGRDAALIEAGAYGATLDEAAATVLAERARTTGPTDAQLATLLFDTVLCGATALTDRLLTTLTATLTRHPDPGALGAVLSTALGLWRHDRVYGTARSPLLAAVIDGAVSRVLWLVEGVHGRSGTDPARLTALAAVRDALRHAPDHLTVTPGDTAALALRITRDPHAPADLRGAAHGLHLTLAPTEATTPDLADALHATDDPRTLGDWLGGLFALAREEVTADSGDGSLLAAVDSVLADLTDAEFLIALPALRQAFAWFPPRERERIARRLIERRGLRGSARALLRTTADPLHLAAARALEENVTALLDRHGLRSAR, encoded by the coding sequence ATGCCCGCGGTCTTCCTCGGGGTCCGTCACCACTCCCCCGCCTGCGCCCGCCTGGTGGCGGACACCGTCCGGCGGCTGCGGCCCGCGTATGTGCTCGTCGAGGGCCCGGCCGACCTCAACGGCCGGCTGGACGAGTTGGCCCTCGGCCACGAGCTGCCGATCGCCGTGTTCAGCCACTACCGCGACGCCGAGCGCACCGCGACCACCTGGGCGCCGCTGTGCGACTACTCGCCCGAGTGGGTGGCGCTGCAGGAGGGGCGGGCGGCCGGCGCGGAGGTGCTCTTCGTCGACCTGCCGTCCTGGCACCCGGCGTTCGAGCTGCGCGCCAACCGGTACGCCGACGCGGAGGCCCGGTACGCCGAGGCCACCGCCCGTCTCTGCGAGCGGTTCGGCGCCGGCTCGGTGGACGCCCTGTGGGACGGCCTCTTCGAGGTGGCGCCGGCGGACGGGCTCGCCGAACGCCTGGACGCCTACTTCGACCTGGTCCGCGGCGACGCCGAGGCGGACGAGGACGACCAGGCCCGCGAGGCGTACATGGCGGACTGGGTCCGCGCCGTCCTCGCCGAGGCGGGGACCGCGACCGTGCTGGTGGTGGGCGGCGGCTTCCACACCCCCACCCTGCGCGCCCTCGCCGCGCAGCCGGCCCAGGCGCCCGGCCGGCCCGGGCTGCCCGCGCCGCCGCCCGGCGCCGTCTCCGGGAGCTACCTGGTGCCGTACTCGTTCCGGCAGCTCGACGCCTTCGCCGGCTACCAGTCCGGCATGCCCTCGCCCGCCTACTACCAGCGGCTGTGGGAGGACGGCCCCGAGGCCGCCGCCGACCACCTGCGGCAGTCCGTGGTCTCACGCCTGCGCGTCCGCCGCCACCCGGTCTCCACCGCCGACCTGGTCGCCGCCGCCACACTCACCGGCGGCCTCGCCGCCCTGCGCGGCCATGCGGTGCCGGCCCGTACCGACGTGCTGGACGGTTTGGCCGGCGCCCTGATCAAGGACGACCTGAGCCAGCCGCTGCCCTGGTCCGAGCGCGCCCCGCTGGCGCCGGGCAGCCATCCGGTGGTGGTCGAGATGGTCGCTGCGTGCAGCGGCACCCGCACCGGGCGGCTGCACCCGGACACGCCGGCCCCGCCGCTGGTCCACGACAGCGCCGCCCGGCTCGCCGCGATCGGCGCCACCGGCACCCGCCCGCTGACCTGCGATCTCACCACCGAGGAGGGCCTGACGGCGAGCCGGACCCTGCACCGGCTGCGCGTCCTCGGCGTGCCAGGCCGCCACCGCACCGCCGGACCTGCCCACGGCGCCGACCCGGTCACCACCGAACGCTGGGACGCCGGACCGGACACCGGCCGCGACGCCGCCCTGATCGAGGCGGGCGCGTACGGCGCCACCCTCGACGAGGCCGCCGCCACCGTCCTCGCCGAACGCGCCCGCACGACCGGGCCCACCGACGCTCAACTCGCCACCCTGCTCTTCGACACCGTCCTGTGCGGCGCGACCGCCCTCACCGACCGCCTCCTCACCACGCTCACCGCCACCCTCACCCGCCACCCCGACCCCGGCGCCCTCGGCGCCGTCCTCTCCACCGCTCTCGGCCTCTGGCGGCACGACCGCGTGTACGGCACCGCCCGCAGCCCACTGCTGGCCGCCGTCATCGACGGCGCGGTCAGCCGCGTCCTGTGGCTGGTCGAGGGCGTCCACGGCCGCTCCGGCACCGACCCCGCCCGCCTCACCGCCCTCGCCGCCGTCCGCGACGCCCTCCGCCACGCCCCCGACCACCTCACCGTCACCCCCGGGGACACCGCCGCCCTCGCCCTCCGCATCACCCGCGACCCCCACGCCCCCGCCGACCTCCGCGGCGCCGCCCACGGCCTCCACCTCACCCTCGCCCCGACCGAGGCCACCACCCCCGACCTCGCCGACGCCCTCCACGCCACGGACGACCCCCGGACGCTCGGCGACTGGCTGGGCGGCCTGTTCGCCCTCGCCCGGGAGGAGGTCACCGCCGACTCGGGCGACGGCTCCCTGCTGGCCGCCGTGGACTCCGTCCTCGCCGACCTCACCGACGCCGAGTTCCTCATCGCCCTCCCGGCCCTGCGCCAGGCCTTCGCCTGGTTCCCGCCGCGCGAGCGCGAGCGGATCGCCCGCCGTCTGATCGAGCGCCGCGGTCTGCGCGGCTCCGCCCGCGCCCTGCTCCGCACCACCGCCGACCCCTTGCACCTGGCCGCCGCCCGCGCCCTGGAGGAGAACGTGACCGCCCTGCTCGACCGCCACGGCCTGCGGAGCGCCCGGTGA
- a CDS encoding VOC family protein, with protein MINGAHVIIYSRDAEVDRAFFRDTLECPNVDAGGGWLIFELPPAELAVHPADGPETQELYLMCDDIDATVSDLAAKGVEFTQPVTDARWGRLTRFRLPGGSEVGMYEPRHERPSGR; from the coding sequence ATGATCAACGGTGCGCACGTCATCATCTACAGCCGCGACGCCGAAGTGGACCGGGCGTTCTTCCGGGACACGCTGGAGTGTCCGAACGTCGATGCGGGCGGCGGCTGGCTGATCTTCGAGCTGCCGCCGGCCGAGCTCGCCGTGCATCCCGCGGACGGCCCGGAGACGCAGGAGCTCTACCTGATGTGCGATGACATCGACGCCACCGTGAGCGACCTGGCGGCCAAGGGCGTGGAGTTCACCCAGCCGGTCACCGACGCCCGCTGGGGACGGCTGACCAGGTTCCGCCTGCCGGGTGGCAGCGAGGTGGGCATGTACGAGCCCCGCCACGAGCGACCCAGCGGTCGGTAG
- a CDS encoding peptidoglycan DD-metalloendopeptidase family protein, with protein sequence MFPSFSRRASRLALAAVALLLPVTVPAAPAAATGFTASCPAAGYISQGYTPEHNGIDIANDYGTPIYAVGDGQVLVSGPAQGYGQWIRILHPDGTITEYGHMRERDVATGDQVTAGQLIAQMGSEGTSSGPHLHLRVWADSDATVRTDPIPYLAERGIAMPCTPGTGPRPAPLVYPAQSGRVVSARSADGRLEVFAAGANGVSHAWQTAVSGAWSDWESLGGPGGAELAIGPNADGRLEMFAINGSTFQHRYQLQPSGGWSNWENFGGGGHDIAVGSNQDGRLEVLASGPAGVFHKYQTSPASWSDWEPTGGGPANSEIGLGKAPDGRLEVFALNGSTFQHQWQTAVNGSWSAWETFGGGGHDLTVDHNQDGRLEVFASGPAGVFHKYQTNPTTWSDWEAAGGPADSRLTSQPTADGRVEVFAINGSTAQHTWQTNLNAPYNQWDTFGGAGTEIVATANADGRIEVFGTSSAGVYHRWQTGFSTWSDWAWLNTTAGPAVS encoded by the coding sequence GTGTTCCCCTCCTTCTCCCGCCGCGCCTCGCGCCTGGCCCTGGCCGCGGTCGCCCTGCTGCTGCCGGTCACCGTCCCGGCCGCCCCCGCCGCGGCCACCGGGTTCACGGCGTCCTGCCCGGCCGCCGGTTACATCTCCCAGGGCTACACCCCGGAGCACAACGGCATCGACATCGCCAACGACTACGGCACCCCGATCTACGCGGTCGGCGACGGCCAGGTGCTGGTCTCCGGCCCGGCGCAGGGCTACGGCCAGTGGATCCGCATCCTGCACCCGGACGGGACCATCACCGAGTACGGGCACATGCGCGAACGGGACGTGGCCACCGGCGACCAGGTGACGGCCGGTCAACTGATCGCGCAGATGGGAAGCGAGGGCACCTCCAGCGGCCCGCACCTGCACCTGCGGGTATGGGCCGACTCGGACGCGACCGTGCGCACCGACCCGATCCCCTACCTCGCGGAGCGCGGCATCGCCATGCCCTGTACTCCGGGAACCGGCCCCCGTCCCGCCCCGCTGGTGTATCCGGCGCAGTCCGGCCGGGTGGTGTCCGCGCGTTCGGCGGACGGCCGGCTGGAGGTGTTCGCGGCCGGTGCGAACGGCGTCTCGCACGCCTGGCAGACGGCCGTGAGCGGCGCCTGGTCGGACTGGGAGTCCCTGGGCGGACCGGGCGGCGCGGAGTTGGCGATCGGTCCGAACGCGGACGGCCGCCTGGAGATGTTCGCCATCAACGGCAGCACCTTCCAGCACCGCTACCAGCTCCAGCCCTCCGGCGGCTGGTCGAACTGGGAGAACTTCGGCGGCGGCGGCCACGACATCGCCGTCGGCTCCAACCAGGACGGCCGCCTCGAAGTCCTCGCCTCCGGTCCGGCCGGCGTCTTCCACAAGTACCAGACCAGCCCAGCCAGTTGGTCCGACTGGGAGCCGACCGGCGGCGGCCCCGCCAACAGCGAGATCGGACTCGGCAAGGCCCCCGACGGCCGACTCGAAGTCTTCGCCCTCAACGGCAGCACCTTCCAGCACCAGTGGCAGACCGCCGTCAACGGCAGCTGGTCGGCATGGGAGACCTTCGGCGGCGGCGGCCACGACCTCACCGTCGACCACAACCAGGACGGCCGCCTCGAAGTCTTCGCCTCCGGCCCGGCCGGCGTCTTCCACAAGTACCAGACCAACCCCACCACCTGGTCCGACTGGGAAGCCGCCGGCGGCCCCGCCGACTCCCGGCTCACCAGCCAGCCGACCGCGGACGGCCGCGTCGAGGTGTTCGCCATCAACGGCAGCACCGCACAGCACACCTGGCAGACAAATCTGAACGCCCCCTACAACCAGTGGGACACCTTCGGCGGCGCCGGCACCGAGATCGTCGCGACGGCCAACGCCGACGGCCGGATCGAGGTGTTCGGCACCAGCAGCGCCGGCGTCTACCACAGGTGGCAGACCGGATTCTCCACCTGGTCCGACTGGGCCTGGCTCAACACCACCGCCGGACCCGCCGTCAGTTGA
- a CDS encoding AAA family ATPase, whose product MTTTAEEHLQRPPAEVRYAEELAALHAEDRDHRPPGWELSLRAARRFIVGDEAAGIARKFVGDPALVERALVTLATNRGLLLVGEPGTAKSLLSELIAAAVSGTSRLTVQGGAATTEDQIKYSWNYALLVSEGPSTRSLVPAPMLRGMAEGRVVRFEEITRCPLEVQDSLLSLLSERVVAIPELDGPEGMVFAKQGFNVIATANTRDRGVNEMSSALKRRFNFETVFPIPDLDTELALVEAESGNLLRRSGVTAAPDRDLLEVLVTAFRELRAGEGGDRPSAVMSTAEAVSVAHAVGLRGWYLRSEAGNAADLVASLAGTAAKDSPEDLARLRRYLEQRVPRRRGPHWQAVHDARHLLAG is encoded by the coding sequence ATGACCACCACCGCCGAGGAGCACCTCCAACGGCCGCCCGCCGAGGTCCGGTACGCCGAGGAGCTGGCGGCGCTGCACGCCGAGGACCGCGACCACCGCCCGCCGGGCTGGGAGCTGAGCCTGCGCGCGGCCCGCCGGTTCATCGTCGGCGACGAGGCGGCCGGCATCGCCCGCAAGTTCGTGGGCGATCCGGCGCTGGTCGAGCGTGCCCTGGTGACCCTGGCCACCAACCGCGGCCTGCTGCTGGTCGGCGAGCCGGGCACCGCGAAGTCGCTGCTGTCGGAGCTGATCGCGGCGGCGGTCAGCGGCACCTCCCGGCTGACCGTGCAGGGCGGCGCGGCGACCACCGAGGACCAGATCAAGTACTCGTGGAACTACGCCCTGCTGGTGTCGGAGGGCCCCTCCACCCGCTCGCTGGTGCCCGCGCCGATGCTGCGCGGCATGGCCGAGGGCCGGGTGGTCCGGTTCGAGGAGATCACCCGCTGCCCGCTGGAGGTGCAGGACTCACTGCTGTCCCTGCTCTCGGAGCGGGTGGTGGCGATCCCCGAGCTTGACGGGCCGGAGGGCATGGTCTTCGCCAAGCAGGGCTTCAACGTGATCGCCACCGCCAACACCCGCGACCGCGGGGTGAACGAGATGAGCTCGGCGCTCAAGCGCCGGTTCAACTTCGAGACCGTCTTCCCGATCCCCGACCTGGACACCGAACTCGCCCTGGTCGAGGCCGAGTCCGGGAACCTGCTACGCCGGTCGGGGGTGACCGCGGCGCCCGACCGGGACCTGCTGGAGGTGCTGGTCACCGCCTTCCGCGAGCTGCGGGCCGGCGAGGGCGGCGACCGCCCGTCCGCGGTGATGAGCACCGCCGAGGCGGTCTCGGTCGCCCACGCGGTCGGGCTGCGCGGCTGGTACCTACGCAGCGAGGCCGGCAACGCGGCCGACCTGGTCGCCAGCCTGGCCGGCACCGCGGCCAAGGACAGCCCGGAGGACCTGGCCCGGCTGCGCCGCTACCTGGAGCAGCGGGTCCCGCGGCGGCGCGGCCCGCACTGGCAGGCCGTGCACGACGCCCGCCACCTGCTGGCCGGCTGA
- a CDS encoding VWA domain-containing protein has protein sequence MTSPEPAPRTAPDPALERWRLVLGSPAEPWTGRPSADGAARDAALEWLYGRDEDLGRRGVRSAGLEPSRVTAVDWLDDIHRLFPRETIERLERDAVEHYGIEEIVTDPTVLERVEPSAALLRAVLRTKHLMNEQLLGQARRIVAAVVRQLMERLTPELRQAFTGARSARPSRRPLARDFDFRRTVRANLGRYSPAERRILIERPHFRSRTRRHLEQWQLILLVDQSGSMVGSVIHSAVTAACLWSLPGLKTHLVAFDTQVVDLTSDVTDPVELLMRVQLGGGTDIARAVDYAAGLVENPRRTILAVISDFYEGGDRYRLLRTVRSLTGQGATVLGLAALDEEAAPAYDRELAGQLADAGAHVGAMTPGMLADFVAERLGR, from the coding sequence GTGACCTCGCCCGAGCCGGCCCCCAGAACGGCACCCGACCCCGCCCTGGAGCGCTGGCGCCTGGTCCTCGGTTCCCCCGCCGAGCCGTGGACCGGCCGCCCGAGCGCCGACGGCGCCGCCCGGGACGCCGCCCTGGAGTGGCTGTACGGCCGCGACGAGGACCTCGGCCGCCGCGGCGTCCGCAGCGCCGGCCTGGAGCCGTCCCGGGTCACCGCAGTCGACTGGCTGGACGACATCCACCGTCTCTTCCCCCGCGAGACGATCGAGCGTCTGGAGCGTGACGCCGTCGAGCACTACGGGATCGAGGAGATCGTCACCGACCCGACCGTGCTGGAGCGGGTCGAGCCGAGCGCCGCCCTGCTGCGCGCGGTGCTCCGCACCAAGCACCTGATGAACGAGCAGTTGCTCGGCCAGGCCCGCCGGATCGTGGCCGCGGTGGTCCGGCAGCTGATGGAACGCCTCACCCCGGAGCTGCGCCAGGCGTTCACGGGTGCCCGGTCGGCGCGCCCGAGCCGGCGCCCGCTGGCCCGCGACTTCGACTTCCGCCGCACCGTCCGGGCCAATCTCGGCCGCTACAGTCCCGCCGAGCGGCGGATCCTGATCGAGCGTCCGCACTTCCGCTCCCGCACCCGCCGGCATCTGGAGCAGTGGCAGTTGATCCTGCTCGTCGACCAGTCCGGTTCGATGGTGGGCTCGGTGATCCACTCCGCGGTGACCGCGGCCTGCCTGTGGAGCCTTCCCGGGCTGAAGACCCATCTGGTCGCCTTCGACACCCAGGTGGTGGACCTCACGTCCGACGTCACCGACCCGGTGGAGCTGCTGATGCGGGTCCAGCTCGGCGGCGGCACCGACATCGCCCGCGCGGTCGACTACGCAGCCGGGCTGGTGGAGAATCCGCGGCGCACGATCCTCGCAGTGATCAGCGACTTCTATGAGGGCGGCGACCGGTACCGGCTGCTACGGACCGTCCGCTCGCTGACCGGGCAGGGCGCCACCGTGCTCGGTCTCGCCGCGCTGGACGAGGAAGCCGCCCCGGCGTACGACCGCGAGCTGGCCGGGCAGCTCGCGGACGCCGGCGCGCACGTGGGTGCGATGACGCCGGGGATGCTCGCCGACTTCGTCGCCGAGAGGCTCGGCCGATGA